CTGCCCATGGCCATCAGCCTGATCGGCCACGGCCATGGCCAGCCAGGCGCGGGCGTCCATCGGGCTTTCCTGCACGCCATCCATGGCGAGACGGGTGGCAAGGCTGTTGTGGTTGCTGTTGACCGCCGCCTGCACCGCCGCCTGCCGCGCATCAAGATCCTGCGGGTTGTGGCGCAGCACCGCAAGGTCGATCTCGAGCGCCTTGCCCGGCTTGCCATGGCCGTTATACAGCCGCGCGAGCGCCAGCTTGGGCGATGTTGCCTCCGGGTCGGCCTGCAGGGCAGGTGCCAGGTGATCATAGGCCTGCGCCTGATCGCCACGCTGGTTGAGCAGATCGGACTGCGCCACCGAGATGCCCATGCGCAGCTGCTGCAGCGTCTGCACCTGCTCGGGCAGCAGGGCGCTGCCAGCAGCCGAACCCGTGCCATCCCCCAGCGGGGCCAGCAGGCGCGCGGCTGCCACCGGGTTGCTGATCTTCATGTATTCGGTGGCATAGGACAGGCGCTGGTCGGGCGAAAGGTCAATGGTGCGCGTCGAGGCGATGCGCAGCGCCATGCGCGCATGCACCATGTCGCCACGCTGGCGGAACAGGTCGGCCACCGCCACGCCACGCGCACCGGTCGGATCAGGCTGGGAAAGGGCCTCGCGGATCAGCGGCACCGGGTTGGACACCATGGACAGGCGGCTGGCCAGATCCTGCTTGATTTCCATTTCCTCGGCGATGGAGCGGATCGCGGGGGAATAATCCGCAGGCGACAGGCCGGCCAGAAGCTGGCGGGTCATCGCATCATTGCCACTGCCATAGGTATAAAGAATACCGGCCTGGCGGTCCTGTGCGGTGACGGGGTTGGCCAGGATGGGCTGCATCACGCGCCCGGCTTCGGCCACGTCACCCTGCTGCTGCAGTGCATTGGCAAGGTTGATGCGGACCCACGGATCACGCGGGGCCTGGGCCATCGCTTCGCGCAGGATGGAAACCTTGCGCGCTGAATCCGACGTCTGGGACGCAACCGCCATCAGGCCGGAAACCTCGATTTCGCCCACCTGGCTGGCATATTGCGGGCTGACACGCGACAGGAGCTGGCGTGCTTCCGCCGTGTTGCCCTGCGCCATGTCCACCCGGGCCAGCCCCATGAGGGCCAACTGGTTATTGGGCTCACGCGACAGGATGCCACGATATTCCTGCTCGGCGGCGGCAATCTGGCCGGTCGTGCGCTGCAGGTCGGCCAGCATCAGGGTCGCACCGGTATACTGGCCGGGCTGGCGGGCCAGCGTGGCAAGCTGCTGCTTGGCCTCGGTATACTGATGGGCAGCAATCAACTGGCGAACGGAGGCGTACTCCCCGCTGACGGCCATGCCCGCCAGCGCCGGGCGCCAGCGATCGGCGGTCTTGGGGTCGGCAGCCATCGCCTCTTCAAAATAGCGGTGCGCCTCGGCGGTATCGCCCTGCCGCATGCTCACGAGCCCCATGCCGCCAAGCGAATCAGCATCATGGGAGTTGATCTGCAATGCCGACTGGAAAGACTGCTCGGCAGCGGAAAGACGGCCCGCGTTAAGCTGCTGGTAACCAGCCTGGCGCGCAAGCCCCGCCTTGTCCGGCGGACCGCCGGGGGGGTGGAGCATATGCTCGCGCAGCGCAGTATCATTGGGGTGGGCGGAAAGCCACTGCTCCATGAGGGGCTGCGTATCGGGATTGACCGGCAGCCAGCTCAGGGTCTGGCGGTAGGATTGTGCCGCGGCGGCAGCCTCGACCGGAGCCTGGCTGCGGAAGGACTGCAGATCCTTGAGCCGGGTCAGGCCTTCCATCCGGGTCGAGGTGTTATAGGTCAAGGTCTGGGCAAAGGCGAGCTGGGCGCGGTAATCCTGCGGGTTGGATGCAACGATCCCGGCAAGCCCGGCGCGGGCCTGGTCCCACTGGCTCGGCACGCCTGCCATGGTCTGGTAGTATTCCACCGCGAGAGAACGCGGCGGCTTACCACCGTGGAACAGCTTCTGGTACCCCGCCACCGCCTGCGCGTTCTGACCCGAACCCGCCAGCGAGCGGACCTGCGACAGGTCGCCTTGGGAAATGGCCCGCTCACTGAGCAGGTCATTCAGGTTGCTGGCCGCAGTACTGCCCGGCGCCACCTGCTGCAGGTGGCGCAGCGTATCGGCGGCAGCTTCGCGGTTGCCAACGGCCGTCTGGTATTCACCCTGCACTTCCAGCACGTCAGGGGAATTGGGGGCGATGCGCTCCGCATTCTGCAGGGCCTGGCGGGCATTCTCATACTGCTGCTGCTGAAGCCAGAAGCGTGCCTGCTGCAACAGGATCTGCCGTGGGGCCACAGCCGGGTTCGTGGCAGCAGTGGTCATGGCGGTGGAAGCCTGCTGCGCCCGCGCAACAGGAACCGCTACCAGCACCGTCATGCAGCTGCTGGCCAGCAGGGCACCAGAAAGCGAAAGGGCGTATCGCCTGTTCATGATCACGTTCTCTGCCTTTCTTCCTGCAACTCCTTACGGCGGCGCAGAGCATGCTTGGCCAGGGCGCGCACCAGGACAGCCACAACCAGTATGCACCCCAACAGGCCGACCACGATCACGCGGCTGGGGTGGTTGTGCATATACCAGTCAGGCTTGAGCCACAGCGGCACGGTGCCAACCGTATACAGCGGCGAACTACGGTAGGATGTCAGGTCATCGCCATGCGCCAGCACCAGATCACCCTGGATCTTGGCCTGGTTTTTCCGCTGCGCCAGGATCTGCACAAGGTTGTTGAGGCCCTGCCCGTCACCCGAAAGCAGCGCGAGAACGGTCCGCCCCGATGCCAGCGGCGATTCCGCCTCGACCATCGCGGCCACGCCACCGGTCAGCGTGCTCTCGACATCGGTCGGGGCCGTCTTGCTGACAGCCGACATGGGATCCTGGAACAGGTTCCACACACCGCTCAGCGTCGAGCGCAGGGCCATGTGCAGCCGCCCGTCCGAAATCTGATAGGCCGAGTTGCTCAGCAGCTGCGAAACATCGCCGCTATTGGCCAGTGTGGACAGGACAATCAGGTTC
This is a stretch of genomic DNA from Komagataeibacter xylinus. It encodes these proteins:
- a CDS encoding cellulose synthase subunit BcsC-related outer membrane protein — its product is MNRRYALSLSGALLASSCMTVLVAVPVARAQQASTAMTTAATNPAVAPRQILLQQARFWLQQQQYENARQALQNAERIAPNSPDVLEVQGEYQTAVGNREAAADTLRHLQQVAPGSTAASNLNDLLSERAISQGDLSQVRSLAGSGQNAQAVAGYQKLFHGGKPPRSLAVEYYQTMAGVPSQWDQARAGLAGIVASNPQDYRAQLAFAQTLTYNTSTRMEGLTRLKDLQSFRSQAPVEAAAAAQSYRQTLSWLPVNPDTQPLMEQWLSAHPNDTALREHMLHPPGGPPDKAGLARQAGYQQLNAGRLSAAEQSFQSALQINSHDADSLGGMGLVSMRQGDTAEAHRYFEEAMAADPKTADRWRPALAGMAVSGEYASVRQLIAAHQYTEAKQQLATLARQPGQYTGATLMLADLQRTTGQIAAAEQEYRGILSREPNNQLALMGLARVDMAQGNTAEARQLLSRVSPQYASQVGEIEVSGLMAVASQTSDSARKVSILREAMAQAPRDPWVRINLANALQQQGDVAEAGRVMQPILANPVTAQDRQAGILYTYGSGNDAMTRQLLAGLSPADYSPAIRSIAEEMEIKQDLASRLSMVSNPVPLIREALSQPDPTGARGVAVADLFRQRGDMVHARMALRIASTRTIDLSPDQRLSYATEYMKISNPVAAARLLAPLGDGTGSAAGSALLPEQVQTLQQLRMGISVAQSDLLNQRGDQAQAYDHLAPALQADPEATSPKLALARLYNGHGKPGKALEIDLAVLRHNPQDLDARQAAVQAAVNSNHNSLATRLAMDGVQESPMDARAWLAMAVADQADGHGQRTIEDLRRAYDLRLQQVEGTRAASGAGGTQEDALAPPSTNPFRPRGYGHQTELGAPVTGGSYSAEAVSPDTSDQMLSSIAGQIHTLRENLAPSIDGGLGFRSRSGEHGMGRLTEANIPIVGRLPLQAGASALTFSITPTMIWSGNLNTASVYDVPRYGTMMGVQAYNQYDSYSNAGKDQQRIAAASAEAGFAPDVQFGNSWVRADVGASPIGFPITNVLGGVEFSPRVGPVTFRVSAERRSITNSVLSYGGLRDTNYNSALGRYARQVYGQALSKQWGSEWGGVVTNHFHGQVEATLGNTILYGGGGYAIQTGKNVQRNSEREAGIGANTLVWHNANMLVRIGVSLTYFGYAKNEDFYTYGQGGYFSPQSYYAATVPIRYAGQHKRLDWDVTGSVGYQVFHEHSAPFFPTSSLMQSGANYVASNYSASATPADYLSQETVNSAYYPGDSIAGLTGGFNARVGYRFTRNVRLDLSGRYQKAGNWTESGAMISAHYLIMDQ